ATCACAGTTCAAAATTACGATATTTATTAGTAGTTCAAATAAAGTGGTACGTTATCCTACTTAATACTGTCTAGACAACCCATAACTTTGCTATTTTCATCTAAAGGCCCAATAAGCAGATTGATAATCCAACAACCAAAAGGTAAGAAAGCCCATTTAAATTTGTTGATGCAGAAGGTAATGTAGGCCCATCAGCTACTGCCATTGATCCAACATTTTGGGCCATATTTTTCTCTTTGGGCTGGATTTTCACAGGAATTTTCAGCCCATTTTTACAACTCTCCGTGTTTCCGCTAACAAAGTAGCGTATTCCTTCCCCTTCGAGAGAGATCGTATCCAACCCATCCGTGTACATCTTGATCGGGTTAGATACATCACACGATGTAAAATCTTTCTCGTTTCTCAGCTCCACCAAATTCTCATGAGTTGTTGAGTAGGTGAACCCTAGTCGTATAATATATGCAAAATTGTGTAAGTATCCTTCATTATATGCGGGTGTAAAACTTGAAATTTATAAGTTTCGAAAATAACCTAAAGtaaatatacaataataatcGAATTTACAGCCAAAGTTCTATAACATTAAAAGACTATACAACTTGTTTACCTAACCTATTGAGGTATAGACCAAGGAAAAGAGAGAATCTTTTGTCATACAAAATCTTCAAACTATTTAAAGGTTCATTAATATAggatttatttcatttaatgtcTGACTGCCAAACTAATATATAATCAAATCTAAATGAACTTAAGAATACCATCAAAACTTATTATAATAATATCGTttgttcaattatttttttactatagcaaaatattaatataacaaacgtatatatatatatatattgctttcgcaaaaaaattatgtattataataaaaaaattattagaggTTGATTGTTATAAAAATGTCGAACTGTAATACAAATTATTCAGAGTACTTCTGTGACTTATAGAtgttatacttataatatatatatatatatatatatatatatatatatatatatatatatatatatataatataattttttgatgaatataatttgaattaatcataGAAATGTGTGGTACATAGCATGGGCCAATTTTCCTGATTTGTCTCTTTACTTTTTTGGCACTCACGAGTAATGCTTGTCCTTGTAATAATGATTATTCGATGTACAAGGAacgaatttatttatttttttttaaatttagtatgtattttttttaaaagaaagtcTGTAAGAAATCAGAAATTTATATGTTTAAATCACGATTACTTAAATgctcaaatatttttatgtgacATAGAATAATAGTTTCCTatatctaaaattttatttatcatctaatctatgaaatgatttattttaaattacataaaaaaaaaaattcaaaccatTTGACGTGCTTTATTTAAATTGAGAATCTATGATTCTTATCTCTACTACATATGGAATAAAATTTTCGTCCACTCTATTCTCACATTAATTATGaaattatactaaatatattgttattgtatatACTAATCTTGTGAGAAGAattttttaccttattttcTAGGTTATTAGTCTCgctttttatatacataaattataatttatcatttaagcaatataatattattattttttacactACAGTATATATGAAGGAGAGTTGCCTTATTTCAAATCGTTGTTAATGCAAGATGTTTTTgaatatcaaattaa
This Solanum dulcamara chromosome 1, daSolDulc1.2, whole genome shotgun sequence DNA region includes the following protein-coding sequences:
- the LOC129896139 gene encoding mavicyanin-like — protein: MDARDLLVVVATVFTAATVAGAQVHHVVGEDRGWDPSTDVASWSSQRVFRVGDKLWFTYSTTHENLVELRNEKDFTSCDVSNPIKMYTDGLDTISLEGEGIRYFVSGNTESCKNGLKIPVKIQPKEKNMAQNVGSMAVADGPTLPSASTNLNGLSYLLVVGLSICLLGL